Proteins from a single region of Aerococcus viridans:
- a CDS encoding ECF transporter S component yields MGKNHTKEIVLVAIVGALSFILMFIGFPIIPALPYLKVDFSLVPILLVAFISGPKKAVAASLIANGLHYMYTGGEMGIPIGDATAFIATIAYILPIYYLLKDQMATVYAGNKSAKEMNFGKTIVAYLAATLSLALVMTILNYFVITPFYMQVMNFDVGNMQTYILAGIIPFNLIKGVLVSLLAHFVLVQTLPTLVNRFGTREYSHH; encoded by the coding sequence ATGGGAAAAAATCACACTAAAGAAATCGTATTGGTCGCAATTGTCGGGGCATTATCATTCATATTGATGTTTATTGGTTTTCCAATCATCCCGGCTTTACCTTACTTAAAGGTAGACTTTTCACTTGTACCAATCTTACTCGTTGCATTCATTTCTGGACCTAAAAAAGCAGTTGCTGCCAGCCTAATCGCCAATGGTTTACATTACATGTATACAGGTGGTGAAATGGGGATTCCAATCGGTGACGCAACAGCCTTTATCGCGACTATCGCTTATATCTTGCCAATTTACTACTTATTGAAAGACCAAATGGCGACAGTTTACGCAGGAAATAAGTCAGCGAAAGAAATGAATTTCGGCAAAACGATTGTTGCTTACCTAGCTGCAACTCTTTCTTTAGCATTAGTGATGACTATCTTAAACTACTTCGTGATCACACCGTTCTACATGCAAGTCATGAACTTCGATGTAGGCAACATGCAAACATATATCCTGGCGGGTATCATCCCTTTCAACTTGATCAAAGGGGTATTGGTTTCCCTTCTAGCACATTTCGTCCTAGTTCAAACCCTACCAACCCTAGTCAATCGATTCGGTACGCGCGAATATTCACACCATTAA
- the scpB gene encoding SMC-Scp complex subunit ScpB, giving the protein MNAVAAIESLLFVAGEDGIAVDELANLLEIRQEWALYYVMVLRNRLQHDPQSGLRITVINERVQLVTKAAYGEVVKNYAVSPFATKLSQAALETLAIIAYQQPVTRMTIDDIRGVQSSNMIHKLLERDLIMETGRQDSPGRPIIYGVTSYFYQYFGLESLEDLPDIHNLVLDGSVDEETLFKIDDNGEPEQKDFNQTDLSQTDLSQTDFNETTAE; this is encoded by the coding sequence ATGAATGCAGTCGCTGCAATAGAAAGTTTACTTTTCGTAGCAGGTGAAGATGGGATCGCTGTCGATGAACTAGCCAACTTATTAGAGATACGACAGGAATGGGCTTTATACTACGTGATGGTTTTGAGAAATCGTCTCCAACACGACCCACAATCAGGATTAAGAATTACCGTTATTAACGAACGTGTTCAATTAGTGACCAAGGCAGCATACGGTGAAGTGGTGAAAAATTACGCGGTTTCTCCTTTTGCAACGAAATTGTCTCAAGCTGCATTAGAAACATTGGCGATTATTGCCTACCAACAGCCAGTCACGCGAATGACGATCGATGATATTCGAGGTGTTCAGTCATCTAATATGATCCATAAATTACTAGAGCGAGATTTGATTATGGAAACGGGCCGTCAGGACTCACCAGGTCGGCCGATTATTTATGGGGTAACCTCTTACTTCTACCAATATTTTGGTTTGGAGTCCTTAGAAGACTTGCCGGATATTCATAATCTAGTCTTAGATGGCTCGGTAGATGAAGAGACCCTTTTTAAAATTGATGATAACGGTGAACCTGAACAAAAAGACTTTAACCAAACAGACCTTAGCCAGACAGACCTTAGCCAGACAGACTTTAATGAAACAACAGCAGAATAA
- a CDS encoding segregation/condensation protein A, with product MNEHTSELTLDLAAFEGPLDLLLHLIKDLKVDIFDIPINLVTDQYLAYIHTYEALSLDIASEYLVMAATLLEIKTQMMLPKTPKEAVEEEDDPRDSLVEQLLAFQQYQEVSHILADKQAERSLEYTKQPSDLSAYQEKIPMTGRQLTPDDLYRAIQKMAFRLKNLQPIQTTIAGESYSVGTAMADIRQAFVEADRDVLMFQEAVFIGKIQSRSQIVSMFLAILELVKSNELYLYQEDLRADIQLIRREESE from the coding sequence ATGAACGAACATACAAGTGAATTAACATTGGATCTAGCGGCCTTTGAGGGGCCGCTTGATTTACTATTACACTTAATTAAAGATTTAAAGGTAGATATTTTTGATATTCCCATAAATTTGGTTACCGATCAATATTTAGCCTATATTCATACCTACGAAGCCTTATCTCTGGATATTGCTTCAGAATATTTGGTGATGGCGGCTACTTTATTGGAAATCAAAACCCAAATGATGCTACCAAAAACCCCTAAAGAAGCGGTTGAGGAAGAAGATGATCCACGTGACTCATTAGTGGAACAATTACTTGCTTTCCAGCAATACCAGGAAGTTTCCCATATCTTAGCGGATAAACAGGCTGAACGGTCGTTGGAATATACCAAGCAACCATCAGACTTATCGGCTTATCAAGAGAAAATCCCTATGACGGGTCGCCAATTAACGCCGGATGACTTGTATAGAGCCATTCAAAAGATGGCCTTCCGCTTGAAAAATCTACAACCTATCCAAACCACGATTGCAGGCGAATCTTACTCAGTAGGAACTGCAATGGCGGATATTCGACAAGCCTTCGTTGAGGCGGACCGGGATGTATTAATGTTTCAAGAAGCCGTTTTTATTGGAAAAATTCAATCGCGTAGTCAAATTGTGAGTATGTTTTTAGCGATTTTGGAATTAGTGAAGTCAAATGAATTATACTTATACCAGGAAGACTTAAGAGCAGATATTCAATTGATTAGACGGGAGGAAAGTGAATGA
- a CDS encoding ABC transporter ATP-binding protein: MLQVEHLRKTFGRVVAVDDVSFEIQPGTILGIVGQNGSGKTTIFRMILNFLTPENGGQVNWNGQPLHMKKVYDTVGYLPEDRGLYESMSIEKQIMYFARLRGMKKKEINAKIDEWLENFNVKGDRKDKIKTLSKGNQQKVQLIATLIHEPKLVILDEPFSGLDPVNAGFLMEGILRLRDQGACIIFSSHNMANVQDVCDSVVMIHNGEQKLYGPINDVRDAYGKTRLFVQAKGWDQEALAALKGVESVSQLTTGEYKLILSDENVGPELFKTISKGEYIQSFSQQPPTLDEIFKMEAGGRHEK; encoded by the coding sequence ATGTTACAAGTAGAACATCTACGAAAAACCTTCGGCAGAGTTGTCGCAGTAGATGATGTGTCCTTTGAAATTCAACCGGGCACCATCCTTGGTATCGTTGGCCAGAATGGATCTGGTAAAACGACAATTTTTCGAATGATTCTAAATTTCCTAACACCGGAAAATGGGGGCCAAGTTAATTGGAATGGCCAACCCTTGCATATGAAGAAAGTGTATGACACGGTGGGGTACTTACCTGAGGATCGTGGTCTTTATGAGAGCATGTCCATCGAAAAACAAATCATGTATTTTGCCCGCTTGCGTGGCATGAAAAAGAAAGAAATCAATGCCAAAATTGATGAATGGCTCGAAAACTTCAATGTTAAAGGTGACCGTAAAGATAAGATTAAAACCTTATCCAAAGGGAACCAACAAAAGGTCCAATTGATTGCCACCTTAATCCACGAACCAAAATTGGTCATTTTAGATGAGCCATTTTCAGGTTTAGACCCAGTAAATGCTGGCTTTTTGATGGAAGGTATCTTACGCCTTCGCGATCAAGGCGCATGTATTATTTTTTCAAGTCATAATATGGCCAACGTCCAAGATGTTTGTGATTCAGTCGTTATGATTCATAACGGGGAGCAGAAACTCTACGGGCCAATTAATGATGTGCGTGATGCCTACGGTAAAACAAGACTGTTCGTCCAAGCTAAGGGCTGGGATCAAGAAGCCCTAGCAGCCTTAAAAGGGGTGGAATCGGTTAGCCAATTGACAACTGGGGAATATAAGTTAATCCTATCAGATGAAAATGTAGGGCCTGAATTATTCAAAACCATCTCAAAAGGCGAATACATCCAATCTTTTAGCCAACAACCGCCAACCTTAGATGAAATCTTTAAAATGGAAGCAGGTGGACGTCATGAGAAATAG
- a CDS encoding S1 RNA-binding domain-containing protein: MSAQLGTVTTALVTDQNDKFYSVQKEGITYQLDKSEGDYQLGDSVQGFIYENMKHTKMMTTQLPDVRQGRYGWSTVTAVRKDLGVFVDIGLADKEIVVSLDDLPSEKHLWPKKGDRLFIRLEVDKKDRVWGKLAEDLVFQQITNKLSPQSKSWTNQEVKGTVYHAKLVGTYVITDDYFLAFIHESERLEEPHLGQEVQGRVIGIGQNGNLNMSLKPLAHTVISEDAQMILALLQRQPNHFLPYHDKSNPDDIREYFGISKAQFKRALGNLLKNRQIEQVEDGIRLK; encoded by the coding sequence ATGAGCGCACAATTAGGGACGGTTACTACAGCGTTAGTAACGGATCAAAATGACAAATTTTATTCAGTACAAAAAGAGGGTATTACTTACCAACTTGATAAGAGCGAAGGGGATTACCAATTAGGTGATTCGGTCCAAGGATTCATTTATGAAAATATGAAACACACAAAAATGATGACCACGCAATTACCTGACGTTCGTCAAGGACGTTATGGTTGGTCGACTGTTACTGCAGTTCGTAAAGACTTGGGTGTCTTTGTGGATATAGGTTTAGCAGATAAGGAAATCGTGGTATCTTTAGATGACCTACCAAGTGAAAAACACTTATGGCCGAAAAAAGGCGACCGCCTATTTATCCGTTTAGAAGTGGATAAAAAAGACCGAGTTTGGGGTAAATTAGCTGAAGACCTAGTTTTCCAACAAATTACTAACAAGCTATCACCCCAATCAAAATCTTGGACCAATCAAGAAGTGAAAGGAACTGTCTACCACGCAAAATTAGTGGGGACCTATGTGATTACAGATGATTATTTCCTAGCCTTCATCCATGAAAGTGAACGCTTGGAAGAACCACATTTAGGACAAGAAGTCCAAGGGCGTGTCATCGGTATCGGACAAAATGGGAACTTGAATATGTCCTTGAAACCTTTGGCCCACACGGTAATTTCTGAGGATGCACAAATGATTTTGGCCTTGTTACAACGCCAACCGAATCATTTCTTGCCATACCACGATAAATCGAATCCCGATGATATCCGTGAATACTTTGGCATCTCTAAAGCACAATTCAAACGTGCCTTGGGCAACTTATTGAAGAACCGTCAAATTGAACAAGTCGAAGACGGCATCCGTCTTAAATAA
- the xerD gene encoding site-specific tyrosine recombinase XerD codes for MKLTEVIEDFLNTMRVEEGLAENSIISYKQELNRMMTYLNRQGIEKVQDISQDTVLDHLKWMDQDHLATSTRSHYVSTLRHFFRYLKLDGVIEDNPMEKISLPKKNQHLPAVLTLDEVDRILATPDITKPLGLRDRTLLETLYSTGMRVSEIIHIKLEDIHLDMGFIQTIGKGDKERLVPIGEMAEDWINKYLTEGRPKLVKDEDETQGYLFVNNRGKPLSRQGVWKNLKKMVIMAHITKDISPHTLRHSFATHLLENGADLRVVQELLGHSDISTTQIYTHIHAQHMKDIYNQNHPRA; via the coding sequence ATGAAGCTAACTGAAGTGATTGAAGATTTTTTAAATACCATGCGCGTAGAAGAAGGATTGGCAGAAAATTCCATCATCTCCTACAAGCAAGAATTAAACCGAATGATGACCTATTTAAATCGTCAAGGCATTGAAAAGGTCCAAGACATTAGTCAGGACACAGTGTTAGACCATTTAAAGTGGATGGACCAAGACCATTTGGCCACGTCAACCAGATCACATTATGTGTCAACCCTGCGTCATTTCTTCCGTTACCTAAAATTGGATGGGGTCATTGAAGACAATCCAATGGAAAAAATTTCTTTACCCAAGAAAAACCAACATTTACCAGCTGTTTTAACCTTAGACGAAGTTGATCGGATTTTAGCGACGCCAGATATCACTAAGCCACTGGGATTGCGGGATAGAACCTTGTTAGAAACCCTGTATTCAACTGGCATGCGGGTATCTGAAATCATCCATATCAAACTAGAAGACATCCATTTAGATATGGGCTTTATCCAAACCATTGGTAAAGGGGATAAAGAAAGACTAGTTCCAATCGGTGAGATGGCAGAAGACTGGATTAACAAGTATCTAACAGAAGGGCGCCCAAAACTAGTAAAAGATGAAGACGAGACCCAAGGCTATTTATTCGTGAATAATCGGGGTAAACCTTTGTCTAGACAGGGTGTTTGGAAGAACTTGAAGAAGATGGTGATCATGGCCCATATCACCAAAGACATCAGCCCTCATACCCTGCGCCATTCCTTTGCTACCCATTTACTTGAAAATGGGGCGGATTTAAGAGTGGTCCAGGAACTCCTTGGCCACTCTGATATTTCAACAACGCAAATATACACTCATATTCATGCCCAACATATGAAGGATATTTATAATCAAAATCATCCGCGGGCATAA
- a CDS encoding reductase, with translation MLVPYTRRYEKIVMGLLSYIPEFKEFSELTEEMDKINHEERKIYLWKDAYSDNIIGLVGFDQHDDTDTLVVRYLSINPSFREEGRTYDLLTALKKEFPVYTLTGVISLSTILSKWTKRRQEEFDNELDNKQENTPQA, from the coding sequence ATGTTAGTGCCTTATACAAGAAGATACGAGAAAATCGTAATGGGCCTATTATCCTACATCCCTGAGTTTAAAGAATTTTCTGAACTTACAGAAGAAATGGATAAAATTAATCATGAAGAACGTAAAATCTATTTATGGAAAGACGCTTATTCTGATAATATCATCGGTTTAGTAGGCTTCGACCAACATGATGATACAGATACTTTAGTCGTGCGTTATCTATCGATCAATCCTTCATTTAGAGAAGAAGGTCGTACATACGATTTATTAACGGCTTTAAAGAAAGAATTTCCAGTGTACACCCTGACTGGGGTAATTTCTCTTTCAACTATTTTGTCAAAATGGACAAAACGTCGTCAAGAAGAGTTTGACAACGAATTGGATAATAAACAAGAAAACACCCCCCAAGCCTAG
- a CDS encoding pseudouridine synthase, which yields MERLQKVMAHAGVASRRESEKLIAAGRVKVNGEVVRELGHKVSNTDRIEVDQVPIYKEEPVYYVFYKPTGVISAVKDDKDRKVVTDFFPGIEQRIYPVGRLDYNTSGLLLLTNDGEFANTLMHPRYEINKVYVAKVEGVITGEERKQLERGVEIDGVKTAPAQAKILSVDKDKKTTIIELVIHEGRNRQVRKMLEAVGHPVAKLKRERYGFLDLKGLKPGDSRILLKHEIEELLANAKKK from the coding sequence ATGGAAAGATTACAAAAAGTGATGGCACACGCGGGTGTTGCCTCGAGACGAGAGTCTGAAAAATTGATTGCCGCAGGACGCGTGAAAGTCAACGGTGAGGTGGTGAGAGAGTTGGGCCATAAGGTATCCAACACTGACCGCATTGAAGTAGACCAAGTACCTATTTATAAAGAAGAACCAGTGTACTATGTATTCTACAAGCCAACTGGCGTGATTTCTGCAGTAAAAGATGATAAAGATCGGAAAGTGGTCACTGACTTTTTCCCAGGAATTGAACAACGGATTTATCCAGTAGGACGGTTAGACTACAATACCTCAGGATTATTGTTATTAACTAACGACGGTGAATTTGCCAATACCTTGATGCACCCACGCTATGAAATCAACAAGGTCTATGTGGCTAAAGTTGAAGGTGTCATTACCGGAGAAGAACGTAAGCAATTAGAGCGAGGCGTTGAAATTGACGGTGTGAAAACTGCCCCAGCACAAGCGAAAATTCTTTCTGTTGATAAGGACAAAAAGACCACTATTATCGAGTTGGTTATCCATGAAGGGCGTAACCGCCAAGTCCGTAAAATGTTAGAAGCAGTTGGACATCCAGTAGCCAAGTTGAAACGTGAACGTTATGGCTTTTTAGACCTTAAAGGTTTGAAACCAGGAGACAGCAGAATCTTACTAAAACACGAAATCGAAGAATTATTGGCGAATGCCAAGAAAAAGTAA
- a CDS encoding ABC transporter permease: protein MRNSRLGIIIEEVYKKNVFSWSFVMLLLSPILMVAIVAIISGVIGMATASDSIGTVSIIGATDQTVSAIETEDNGQNKLIFDQDVDQAQEALVNEEIDGYLVIDESDPEAIQAEFYKSNTGKNISTTGFQTVLESIQLSNRSQALGLTEEESSHLIDSNVAIQSQTIDLESGTSESDQDIQSMVRTGVAYVVSFIVFMFVMNYISIISQEIAVEKGSRIMEIILSSISSTTHFMGKMLGIFLVLLTQVAFYAILLGIIFITIRNTLMLAELQVLLGDETIPSLLSNSASIIGWSGLLAFLGIITYSVLGAFLGSLVSNVQDVNKMITPIILLSITGFYIGMFGLGFSNNILVRVASQIPFFTPFVMPFRIAAETVSTTEIILSVIISLLFSILCLWLSANFYKSNVLTYSDKGLLGTLKQSYTLRQSEKKG, encoded by the coding sequence ATGAGAAATAGTCGTTTGGGTATTATTATCGAAGAAGTCTACAAGAAAAATGTGTTTTCATGGTCATTTGTTATGCTATTACTAAGCCCCATCTTGATGGTCGCTATAGTAGCTATCATTTCAGGCGTCATCGGTATGGCAACAGCATCTGATTCAATCGGTACGGTATCTATCATTGGTGCCACTGACCAAACTGTAAGCGCAATTGAAACGGAAGACAACGGACAGAACAAATTAATTTTTGACCAAGATGTAGACCAAGCACAAGAGGCACTAGTTAACGAGGAAATTGATGGCTATTTAGTCATTGACGAAAGTGATCCGGAAGCCATCCAAGCTGAATTCTACAAAAGTAATACCGGGAAGAATATCTCAACTACTGGCTTCCAAACTGTATTAGAGAGTATCCAATTATCCAACCGGTCGCAAGCATTAGGCCTGACAGAAGAAGAATCCAGTCATCTAATCGATTCAAATGTGGCCATCCAAAGCCAAACTATTGATTTAGAATCCGGTACCAGTGAAAGTGACCAGGACATTCAATCTATGGTAAGAACTGGTGTCGCTTACGTTGTATCCTTTATCGTATTCATGTTTGTCATGAACTATATCTCCATCATTTCGCAAGAAATTGCCGTGGAAAAAGGGTCGCGCATCATGGAAATCATCCTATCTTCCATTTCATCAACCACCCATTTTATGGGTAAAATGTTGGGGATTTTCCTCGTATTGCTGACACAAGTTGCCTTCTACGCAATCTTACTGGGCATCATCTTTATCACAATCAGGAATACGCTAATGCTAGCAGAATTACAAGTCCTATTAGGGGACGAAACAATTCCATCCCTATTATCTAATTCAGCATCTATCATTGGTTGGTCCGGTTTATTAGCCTTCTTGGGGATCATCACCTATTCAGTATTAGGTGCCTTCCTTGGATCACTTGTTTCAAATGTACAAGATGTGAATAAAATGATCACACCGATTATTCTTTTAAGTATTACTGGTTTTTATATTGGGATGTTTGGACTAGGTTTCTCAAACAATATCTTAGTTCGAGTAGCCTCACAAATTCCGTTCTTCACACCATTTGTCATGCCATTCAGAATAGCTGCTGAAACCGTATCGACCACAGAAATAATCTTGTCGGTCATCATTTCACTACTATTCTCAATCCTCTGCTTATGGTTATCCGCCAACTTCTACAAGTCAAATGTCCTGACTTACTCAGACAAAGGCTTATTAGGCACACTGAAACAATCTTATACCTTAAGACAAAGTGAGAAAAAAGGCTAA